In Anopheles arabiensis isolate DONGOLA chromosome 2, AaraD3, whole genome shotgun sequence, the genomic window GGAACGGACCCGCCTTCTCCAGATACTGCGTGTCAATGATGATCTGAATGACCTGCATCAACGCCAGACTGGGACTGCGGAAAACCGCCGACAGACACCCGCTAAAGCTGCGCGTCAGCAGCAAATTGGCCGCCTTGCGCACCATCGCCGCGATTTCGTTCGGTGACAGCGTCAGCTCTTCGGAGAATTTCATGCACGCGTACATAAACTCCATCGCCTGATGGTACACCTCCGGGACCATGCGCGAGAAGGGGAACTTTTTCGGGAACGGTTGCGCCTCCAGCTGCTCCGAGTGGAACGGGAACCGCTCCAGCACCGCATCGTACTCCTCCTGGCTGTGCGCCTCCAGAGGCAGAAAGTCGCTCCGGTCCAGTATGTCGCGGAACTCGTTCACCCAGCGCTGCAGCAACACCTCGTTGTAGTGGTCGCGCATCTCGAGCAGCAGATCCCACAGCTGCGTCACCGTGTAGCCGTAGTTCTTGAGCGTCGTAATGCTCAGCATAATCAGGTTTTTGATGCGCAGCAGCACGTTCGGATCGGtgcaggacgacgacgacatgCTCAGCACGTTCACCGCAcgcgacaacgacgacgaccacagATCGTCCAGGTACGTTTGTGTCACGATGTCGCCGCCCGTATTCATCACGTGATCCTCCACCACAAAGAAGCCCACGATCGAGTAGATGTACGTTTTGTACGCCTCCAGATTGTCATGCATGGTTTGGGGCGCCTGCAGCACCAGCTTCGCCTGAtcccgccgctgctgccggtaGTCCTTCTCGAAGTACTCCTTATCGTTCAGCACCGTGTAGATGTGCAGACAGCGATAGATGGGCGAAAAGTCGATCAAATCCTGCGCACTCACGTCCTCATCGTCGTCCCCAAAGTCCCCCGACCCGGCCGGGAATCCACCCTGCTCCGCCTGCAGCGCCTTGTACTCCGCGATGATCGTTTCCAGGTCGCGCTTCTGCAGCTCCTTCGTGTGTTTCATTGCAATCTCGCCGATTTTGGGCGAAAATTTGCGTATATTCTCCAGAAACTCGCGGAAATCTTCCTCCGACGACTTCTTGATGTTTTCCTTCAGCTTCGGTATGGTGTCGCGCATCTGCTGCGAAAAGCGGTACCCCGCCACCTTCGGCAGATACTCGCTCTCGAGCACCTCGAGCGTTTTCAGCGCCGGATAGTAGCGCTTCTCGCGCACCTGCTTCAGCAGCTTGCTGTAACACTCCA contains:
- the LOC120897884 gene encoding exocyst complex component 6, producing MANISMQDIEAVDDYWGPTFRTILEGNSQDQISEQLESRIRSHDKDIERICNLYYQGFIDSIRELLLVKSQAQGLNQEVLGLNDGLGKASAGVIAKGNELVKARKVEGNIAGAIEGLSSCLPVLECYSKLLKQVREKRYYPALKTLEVLESEYLPKVAGYRFSQQMRDTIPKLKENIKKSSEEDFREFLENIRKFSPKIGEIAMKHTKELQKRDLETIIAEYKALQAEQGGFPAGSGDFGDDDEDVSAQDLIDFSPIYRCLHIYTVLNDKEYFEKDYRQQRRDQAKLVLQAPQTMHDNLEAYKTYIYSIVGFFVVEDHVMNTGGDIVTQTYLDDLWSSSLSRAVNVLSMSSSSCTDPNVLLRIKNLIMLSITTLKNYGYTVTQLWDLLLEMRDHYNEVLLQRWVNEFRDILDRSDFLPLEAHSQEEYDAVLERFPFHSEQLEAQPFPKKFPFSRMVPEVYHQAMEFMYACMKFSEELTLSPNEIAAMVRKAANLLLTRSFSGCLSAVFRSPSLALMQVIQIIIDTQYLEKAGPFLDSFVCKMTGTVQSVTQTPSAMFHVARSEAEQQVSTKLCCKLDEFFEELENYDWVLPESYGHASPFVTDMVAFLQSTFQSFSYILPGVAQAACKKACEHIATTISKLILSEDIRQISGGALDQINLDLMQFELFASSDPVPGLREGDLSKYFAEIRQLLDLLISEDWSAYLHDFGKDENRYSLVHPSTIIVVLEKLREADKKSMLSLMKSKSERDKKKLLETVLRQLKQLAERQS